The following proteins are encoded in a genomic region of Thermococcus henrietii:
- a CDS encoding ZPR1 zinc finger domain-containing protein: MLMSKEEKRSERVKVDPELGEVQVVSLGDCPICGGKGTLKAIQHIHEIPYFGKVMESTIICEKCGYRNADVMILEDRPPKLYTVKVENEKDLFTRVVRSKSGTIELEEIGVKIEPGPASEGFITNVEGVLERVRETLLMAREFRKQEGDEEAVKKADEILQYIEDVKEGKKPLTVKIADPLGNSALIGEKVRSRLLTEEEIQKLSLGPYQIVNPEELEGQEEAKEGGKNPEETKKEGKELSEK; this comes from the coding sequence ATGCTCATGAGTAAGGAGGAAAAGAGGAGTGAAAGGGTGAAGGTTGACCCCGAGCTCGGTGAGGTTCAGGTCGTAAGCCTCGGTGACTGTCCCATCTGCGGTGGAAAGGGAACGCTCAAGGCCATTCAGCACATTCACGAGATTCCCTACTTCGGCAAGGTCATGGAGAGCACGATAATCTGCGAGAAGTGTGGTTATAGAAACGCGGACGTCATGATACTCGAGGACAGACCACCGAAGCTCTACACGGTTAAGGTCGAGAACGAGAAGGACCTCTTCACGCGCGTCGTCAGGAGCAAGAGTGGAACCATAGAGCTGGAGGAGATAGGCGTCAAGATTGAACCGGGGCCGGCATCTGAAGGCTTCATCACGAACGTTGAGGGCGTTCTTGAGAGGGTTCGTGAAACCCTGCTAATGGCGAGGGAGTTCAGGAAGCAGGAGGGCGACGAAGAAGCGGTAAAGAAGGCCGACGAGATACTCCAGTACATCGAGGACGTCAAGGAAGGGAAGAAACCTCTGACGGTAAAGATAGCCGACCCCCTCGGCAACAGTGCGCTCATAGGCGAGAAGGTCAGGAGCAGGCTTTTAACAGAGGAGGAAATCCAGAAGCTGAGCCTCGGACCGTACCAGATAGTTAACCCGGAGGAGCTTGAGGGGCAAGAAGAGGCCAAGGAGGGCGGTAAAAACCCAGAAGAAACCAAAAAAGAGGGGAAGGAGCTCAGTGAGAAATGA
- the rrp41 gene encoding exosome complex exonuclease Rrp41 — translation MMGRPEGLKLIDENGRRVDGRKKYELRPIKMEVGVLKNADGSAYVEWGKNKIMAAVYGPREIHPKHLQRPDRAILRVRYNMAPFSVEERKKPGPDRRSVEISKVIRGALEPALILEMFPRTAIDVFIEVLQADAGTRVAGITAASLALADAGIPMRDLVAACAAGKIDGEIVLDLNKDEDNYGEADVPVAIMPLKNDITLLQMDGYLTREEFIEAVKLAIKGAKAVYQKQREALKEKYLRIAQEVAGNE, via the coding sequence ATGATGGGCAGGCCTGAGGGTTTAAAGCTCATCGACGAGAACGGTAGAAGGGTTGACGGCAGGAAGAAGTACGAGCTTAGGCCCATTAAAATGGAGGTTGGCGTCCTCAAAAACGCCGACGGCTCGGCCTACGTCGAGTGGGGCAAGAACAAGATAATGGCCGCTGTCTACGGCCCGAGGGAGATTCACCCCAAGCACCTCCAGAGGCCGGACAGGGCAATTCTGCGCGTCCGCTACAACATGGCACCATTCAGCGTCGAGGAAAGGAAAAAGCCCGGACCGGACAGGAGGAGCGTCGAGATAAGCAAGGTCATAAGGGGCGCGCTTGAACCGGCCCTAATCCTTGAAATGTTCCCGAGAACGGCGATAGACGTCTTCATAGAGGTCCTACAGGCAGATGCAGGAACGAGGGTTGCCGGAATAACGGCCGCTTCACTCGCCCTCGCGGACGCCGGAATACCGATGAGGGACCTCGTGGCAGCGTGCGCCGCCGGAAAGATTGACGGCGAAATCGTTCTCGACCTCAACAAGGACGAGGACAACTACGGTGAGGCGGACGTTCCCGTTGCCATAATGCCCCTCAAGAACGACATAACGCTCCTTCAGATGGACGGCTACCTAACGAGGGAGGAGTTCATAGAGGCCGTAAAACTCGCGATAAAGGGAGCCAAGGCGGTTTACCAGAAGCAGAGGGAAGCGCTCAAAGAAAAATACCTCCGCATAGCGCAGGAGGTGGCGGGCAATGAGTGA
- a CDS encoding ASCH domain-containing protein — protein MEHVIALHQVYAELIFRGLKTVEVRKRKAFDEGDLVFLYIARGNPYELRDTLRRLNLHEEQALTQRGTIAGGFEVGEVIKADLETLWEMAKDTSGLTLVHGENGKNWLASYIKDYGYVFTIERPFLFKEPMSREEMKERYGIHVEGIIHLSRKTRKPWVRALIEDLLARDYFYL, from the coding sequence ATGGAGCACGTCATAGCGCTCCACCAGGTTTACGCCGAGCTGATATTCAGGGGCCTCAAAACGGTCGAGGTCAGGAAGAGGAAGGCCTTCGATGAGGGTGACCTGGTGTTCCTCTACATAGCGCGCGGTAATCCCTACGAGCTGAGGGACACGCTGAGGAGGCTCAACCTTCACGAGGAGCAGGCGCTGACTCAGAGGGGGACAATCGCTGGAGGCTTCGAGGTCGGCGAGGTGATAAAGGCCGACCTCGAGACCCTCTGGGAGATGGCGAAGGATACGAGCGGTTTAACCCTTGTCCACGGCGAGAACGGGAAGAACTGGCTGGCCAGCTACATCAAGGACTACGGCTACGTTTTCACAATCGAAAGGCCGTTTCTCTTCAAGGAACCGATGAGCAGGGAGGAGATGAAGGAGCGCTACGGAATCCACGTCGAGGGTATAATTCACCTCTCAAGGAAGACGAGGAAGCCCTGGGTAAGGGCCCTGATTGAGGATTTGCTCGCGAGGGACTACTTCTACCTCTGA
- the psmA gene encoding archaeal proteasome endopeptidase complex subunit alpha gives MAFVPPQAGYDRAITVFSPDGRLFQVNYAREAVKRGATAVGVKWKDGVVLAVEKRITSRLIEPRSYEKIFQIDDHIAAAPSGIIADARVLVDRARLEAQIYRLTYGEPVPLTVLVKKICDLKQAHTQYGGVRPFGAALLMAGVNEKPELYETDPSGAYFEWKAVAIGSGRNVAMAIFEEHYDENLDRDGAIKLAILALSKTLEEPTADSIEVAYITTEDKRWKKLPREELEKYLNEVLEEIKEEEVEEKAEDYSELDQNY, from the coding sequence ATGGCGTTTGTACCACCGCAGGCTGGCTACGACCGGGCGATAACCGTTTTCAGCCCGGACGGAAGGCTGTTTCAGGTAAACTACGCGAGGGAAGCTGTAAAAAGAGGCGCAACGGCTGTAGGAGTTAAGTGGAAGGACGGAGTCGTTTTGGCCGTTGAGAAGAGAATCACGAGCAGGCTCATTGAGCCGAGGAGCTACGAGAAGATTTTCCAGATTGACGACCACATAGCGGCCGCTCCGAGCGGTATCATCGCTGACGCAAGGGTTCTCGTTGACAGGGCCAGGCTGGAGGCCCAGATTTACCGCCTCACCTACGGCGAACCCGTTCCGCTCACCGTTCTGGTGAAGAAAATCTGCGACCTCAAACAGGCCCACACCCAGTACGGCGGTGTGAGGCCCTTCGGTGCCGCTTTGCTCATGGCGGGCGTTAACGAAAAACCGGAACTCTACGAGACCGACCCGAGCGGTGCCTACTTCGAGTGGAAGGCCGTCGCTATAGGAAGCGGAAGGAACGTGGCGATGGCCATCTTCGAGGAGCACTACGACGAGAACCTCGACAGGGACGGGGCAATAAAACTCGCCATACTGGCACTCTCAAAGACCCTTGAAGAGCCAACCGCGGACTCGATAGAGGTTGCATACATTACCACCGAGGACAAGCGCTGGAAGAAGCTCCCGAGGGAGGAGCTTGAGAAGTACCTCAACGAGGTCCTTGAGGAGATTAAAGAGGAAGAGGTTGAGGAGAAGGCCGAGGACTATTCGGAACTCGACCAGAACTACTGA
- a CDS encoding cell division protein SepF: MGLFDSLKKKESKPKMKPPASVKKEVAPRHDIDVVPIEEDVLAKELVKPQVRYLKKITVTSYSDLERISNELHEGNIVIVDLTPLEKRPDVLEKVAEQLKGMVGALGGQAAKICKTEVKLILLPNDIKIVK; the protein is encoded by the coding sequence ATGGGATTGTTCGACAGCCTCAAAAAGAAGGAAAGCAAGCCTAAAATGAAGCCTCCCGCGAGCGTTAAGAAGGAAGTCGCTCCCAGGCATGACATCGATGTCGTACCGATTGAGGAGGATGTTCTTGCTAAGGAGCTCGTTAAGCCCCAGGTTCGCTACTTGAAGAAGATAACCGTGACCAGCTACTCCGACCTAGAGAGAATTTCCAACGAGCTCCACGAGGGTAACATCGTTATAGTTGACCTGACACCGCTTGAAAAGAGACCGGATGTCCTAGAAAAGGTCGCGGAGCAGCTCAAGGGTATGGTTGGAGCGCTCGGAGGGCAGGCGGCCAAGATATGCAAGACCGAGGTTAAGCTTATCCTCCTGCCGAACGACATAAAGATTGTCAAGTGA
- the rrp4 gene encoding exosome complex RNA-binding protein Rrp4, which translates to MRRIFVKPRELVVPGTLLAQGPFKNGRGTFREGNRIYSTVIGLVEIRGDLIRVIPLEGPYIPEVGDNVLGKIVDVKFSNWTVDIGAPYQANLRVQDAVEERIDLLKTDLRKIYDIGDIIYAKVKAFNEINQIDLTTKGMPFKGGPLRGGQLVTITPSKVPRLIGKGGSMINMIKKLTRTRIIVGQNGWVWVSGKNDELEKLAIEAILKVDRESHTQGLTDRVKEYLLSRLRELKEQGVIEEIPQLEEKEGENDDGQA; encoded by the coding sequence ATGAGGCGGATTTTTGTAAAACCAAGGGAACTGGTCGTCCCTGGGACGTTGCTCGCCCAGGGGCCGTTTAAGAACGGAAGGGGAACCTTCAGGGAAGGCAACAGGATTTACTCAACGGTGATAGGACTTGTCGAGATAAGGGGGGACCTCATAAGGGTCATTCCGCTCGAAGGGCCCTACATCCCAGAGGTTGGGGACAACGTCCTCGGAAAGATAGTGGACGTCAAGTTCTCCAACTGGACCGTTGACATAGGGGCACCGTACCAGGCCAATTTACGCGTTCAGGACGCGGTTGAGGAGCGCATAGACCTGCTCAAGACCGACCTGCGGAAGATTTACGACATAGGCGACATAATCTACGCCAAGGTGAAGGCCTTCAACGAGATAAACCAGATTGACCTCACAACGAAGGGTATGCCCTTCAAGGGCGGCCCGCTCAGGGGCGGACAGCTCGTCACGATAACGCCTTCCAAGGTGCCGAGGCTCATAGGCAAGGGCGGTTCGATGATTAACATGATTAAGAAGCTCACCAGAACGAGAATCATAGTGGGCCAGAACGGCTGGGTCTGGGTGAGCGGAAAGAACGATGAGCTCGAGAAGCTCGCGATAGAGGCCATACTCAAGGTCGACCGCGAGAGCCACACGCAGGGACTGACAGACAGGGTCAAGGAGTACCTGCTTTCGAGGCTCAGGGAACTCAAGGAGCAGGGAGTTATTGAGGAAATCCCCCAGCTTGAGGAGAAGGAAGGTGAGAATGATGATGGGCAGGCCTGA
- a CDS encoding HIT family protein: MECPFCRPPREQLLYEDSLIRILFDAYPASRGHLLVVPRRHVERWEDLTGEEKLALIRGMELAMEVLRETLKPDAFNVGMNLGKEAGQTVPHLHLHVIPRWEGDSRNPRGGVRKAVLDLEDENLSLKERWVKNRLNEEEMKALREAFSKRGSRSP, translated from the coding sequence ATGGAGTGCCCCTTCTGCAGACCGCCGAGGGAACAACTCCTCTACGAGGATAGCCTAATAAGAATCCTGTTCGACGCTTATCCTGCCAGCAGGGGACACCTCCTCGTCGTTCCGAGGAGGCACGTCGAGCGCTGGGAAGATTTGACGGGAGAAGAGAAGCTCGCCCTGATACGGGGCATGGAGTTGGCGATGGAAGTCCTGAGGGAGACGTTGAAGCCAGACGCCTTCAACGTCGGCATGAACCTCGGAAAGGAAGCCGGGCAAACGGTCCCGCACCTGCACCTCCACGTAATCCCGCGCTGGGAGGGGGACAGCAGAAACCCGAGGGGAGGCGTCAGAAAGGCCGTCCTCGATTTGGAGGACGAGAACTTAAGTTTGAAGGAGCGGTGGGTGAAGAACCGTCTGAACGAGGAAGAGATGAAGGCCCTCCGCGAGGCCTTCAGTAAACGTGGCTCTCGCTCTCCCTGA
- the rrp42 gene encoding exosome complex protein Rrp42: MSEMEVMASIMRDHIINLLREGKRIDGRGFEDYRDLEVKVNVIEKAEGSAWVRLGNTQVLVGIKVDLGEPFPDLPEKGVMTTNVELVPLASPTFEPGPPDENAIELARVVDRGIRESGAVELEKLVIVPGKLVRVIFIDVHVLDHDGNLLDASGIGAIAALMSTKIPKIEYDEESGEVKILDEYEPLPVKSVPIPVTFAKIGSTMVVDPNLDEERVMDGRITITTDENGHISAAQKGEGGSFKLEEVMYAVDTAFKKAEELRKIVLEAVEKA, translated from the coding sequence ATGAGTGAGATGGAAGTCATGGCTAGCATAATGCGCGACCACATCATAAACCTCCTCAGGGAGGGCAAGAGGATTGACGGAAGGGGCTTCGAGGACTACCGCGACCTCGAGGTCAAGGTCAACGTCATAGAGAAGGCAGAGGGTTCGGCCTGGGTCAGGCTTGGAAACACGCAGGTCCTCGTCGGAATAAAGGTTGACCTCGGCGAGCCGTTCCCGGATTTGCCGGAGAAGGGCGTCATGACAACCAACGTCGAGCTCGTTCCCCTTGCCTCGCCGACCTTCGAGCCCGGTCCGCCGGACGAGAACGCCATCGAGCTCGCCCGTGTTGTGGACAGGGGGATAAGGGAGAGCGGGGCCGTTGAGCTCGAGAAGCTCGTCATCGTTCCCGGCAAGCTCGTCAGGGTTATCTTCATCGACGTCCACGTCCTCGACCACGACGGCAACCTGCTCGACGCGAGCGGAATAGGTGCAATAGCGGCCCTCATGAGCACCAAGATTCCGAAGATTGAGTACGATGAGGAGAGCGGGGAGGTAAAGATACTCGACGAGTACGAGCCCCTGCCTGTTAAGAGCGTCCCGATACCAGTCACCTTCGCGAAAATCGGTAGCACGATGGTAGTAGACCCGAACCTCGACGAGGAGCGCGTCATGGACGGCAGGATTACTATAACCACCGACGAGAACGGCCACATCTCGGCCGCCCAAAAGGGCGAGGGAGGAAGCTTCAAGCTCGAGGAAGTCATGTACGCCGTCGACACGGCCTTCAAGAAGGCCGAGGAACTTAGAAAAATCGTCCTCGAGGCCGTTGAGAAGGCCTGA
- a CDS encoding ribosome assembly factor SBDS, translating to MPISVDKAVIARLKTHGETFEILVDPYLARDFKEGKEVPIEEILATPYVFKDAHKGDKASEHEMEKIFGTSDPYEVAKIILQKGEVQLTAEQRRQMLEEKKRYIATIIHRHAVDPRTGYPHPVDRILKAMEEAGVHVDLFKDAEAQVPKVIKAIRPLLPIKLEVKVIAVKIPSDYVGKAYGEVRKFGTIKREEWASDGSWMFLIEIPGGIEEEFYEKLNALTKGTALTKLVERKGL from the coding sequence ATGCCGATTAGCGTTGACAAAGCGGTAATCGCCCGTCTGAAGACGCACGGCGAGACCTTCGAGATACTCGTTGACCCCTACCTCGCGAGGGACTTCAAGGAGGGCAAGGAGGTTCCCATAGAAGAAATCCTCGCCACTCCCTACGTTTTCAAGGACGCGCACAAGGGCGACAAGGCCAGCGAGCACGAGATGGAGAAAATCTTCGGAACCAGCGACCCCTACGAAGTCGCTAAAATAATCCTCCAGAAGGGCGAGGTTCAGCTCACCGCGGAGCAGAGGAGGCAGATGCTCGAGGAGAAGAAGCGCTACATAGCGACGATAATCCACAGGCACGCGGTTGACCCGAGGACCGGCTATCCGCACCCGGTAGACAGAATCCTGAAGGCAATGGAAGAGGCAGGGGTTCACGTTGACCTCTTCAAGGACGCGGAGGCACAGGTTCCGAAGGTTATCAAGGCGATTAGACCGTTGCTCCCGATAAAGCTCGAGGTCAAGGTCATAGCGGTGAAGATACCGAGCGACTACGTTGGGAAGGCCTACGGCGAGGTTAGAAAGTTCGGAACGATAAAACGCGAGGAGTGGGCCAGTGACGGCTCGTGGATGTTCCTCATCGAGATTCCCGGAGGAATCGAGGAGGAGTTTTATGAGAAGCTTAACGCCCTGACGAAGGGCACCGCTCTTACTAAACTTGTAGAGAGGAAGGGACTATGA